From one Erythrobacter sp. HKB08 genomic stretch:
- the atpD gene encoding F0F1 ATP synthase subunit beta, which yields MATAPVLNQTTNGTISQVIGAVVDVTFEGELPAILTALETKNGENTLVLEVAQHLGENTVRTIAMDATEGLVRGQEVVNTGSQISVPVGPKTLGRIMNVVGEAIDERGPIGADMTAPIHAEAPLFVDQSTEASILVTGIKVIDLLAPYAKGGKIGLFGGAGVGKTVLIQELINNIAKGHGGVSVFAGVGERTREGNDLYHEFLDAGVIAKDADGNATSEGSKVALVFGQMNEPPGARARVALSGLTMAEYFRDQEGQDVLFFVDNIFRFTQAGSEVSALLGRIPSAVGYQPTLSTDMGNLQERITSTTKGSITSVQAIYVPADDLTDPAPATSFAHLDATTTLSRAISELGIYPAVDPLDSTSRVLEPRVVGTEHYETARRVQEILQKYKSLQDIIAILGMDELSEEDKLTVARARKIQRFLSQPFHVAEVFTNIPGEFVQLEDTIKSFKAVVDGEYDHLPEAAFYMVGGIDQAVAKAKKLAEEA from the coding sequence ATGGCCACCGCCCCCGTCCTCAACCAGACCACCAACGGCACCATCAGCCAGGTCATCGGCGCTGTCGTCGACGTGACCTTCGAAGGCGAACTGCCGGCAATTCTTACCGCGCTCGAAACGAAGAACGGCGAAAACACGCTCGTTCTCGAAGTCGCGCAGCACCTCGGCGAGAACACCGTCCGCACCATCGCGATGGATGCGACCGAAGGTCTCGTCCGCGGCCAGGAAGTGGTCAACACCGGTTCGCAGATCTCGGTCCCGGTCGGCCCCAAGACGCTCGGCCGCATCATGAACGTCGTCGGCGAAGCGATCGACGAGCGTGGCCCGATCGGCGCGGACATGACCGCACCGATCCACGCGGAAGCCCCGCTGTTCGTCGACCAGTCGACCGAAGCCAGCATTCTCGTCACCGGCATCAAGGTGATCGACCTTCTCGCGCCTTATGCGAAGGGTGGTAAGATCGGCCTGTTCGGCGGCGCAGGCGTCGGCAAGACCGTTCTCATCCAGGAACTCATCAACAACATCGCGAAGGGCCACGGTGGTGTGTCCGTCTTCGCCGGTGTCGGTGAGCGTACCCGTGAAGGTAACGACCTCTACCACGAGTTCCTCGACGCAGGCGTTATCGCCAAGGACGCCGACGGCAACGCCACCTCGGAAGGTTCCAAGGTTGCACTCGTCTTCGGCCAGATGAACGAGCCTCCGGGCGCGCGTGCACGCGTCGCTCTCTCGGGCCTGACCATGGCTGAATATTTCCGCGACCAGGAAGGCCAGGACGTCCTGTTCTTCGTCGACAACATCTTCCGCTTCACCCAGGCGGGTTCGGAAGTGTCGGCACTCCTCGGCCGTATTCCTTCGGCAGTGGGCTACCAGCCGACCCTGTCGACCGACATGGGTAACCTGCAGGAACGCATTACCTCGACCACCAAGGGTTCGATTACCTCGGTCCAGGCCATCTACGTTCCCGCGGACGACCTTACCGACCCGGCACCGGCAACCTCGTTCGCCCACTTGGACGCAACGACCACGCTGTCGCGCGCCATTTCGGAGCTCGGCATCTACCCGGCGGTCGACCCGCTGGACTCGACCAGCCGGGTCCTCGAGCCGCGCGTCGTCGGCACCGAGCACTACGAGACTGCTCGCCGCGTCCAGGAAATCCTGCAGAAGTACAAGTCGCTGCAGGACATCATCGCCATTCTCGGCATGGACGAGCTGAGCGAGGAAGATAAGCTGACCGTGGCCCGTGCCCGCAAGATCCAGCGCTTCCTGTCGCAGCCGTTCCACGTGGCCGAGGTCTTCACCAACATCCCGGGCGAGTTCGTCCAGCTCGAAGACACGATCAAGTCGTTCAAGGCTGTCGTCGACGGCGAATACGACCACCTGCCGGAAGCAGCCTTCTACATGGTCGGCGGCATCGACCAGGCGGTCGCCAAGGCCAAGAAGCTCGCCGAGGAAGCGTAA
- a CDS encoding ATP synthase F1 subunit epsilon: MALHFELVTPAKLVRSEDVHMVVVPGTEGEFGVLEGHAPFMSTIRDGAVQVYKTEGSAPETIEVRGGFAEVGENGLTVLAEHVEA, encoded by the coding sequence ATGGCTCTCCACTTCGAACTCGTCACGCCGGCCAAGCTGGTCCGTTCGGAAGACGTCCACATGGTGGTCGTCCCCGGCACGGAAGGCGAATTCGGCGTGCTGGAGGGCCATGCGCCCTTCATGTCGACGATCCGCGACGGTGCGGTGCAGGTCTACAAGACCGAAGGCTCCGCCCCCGAGACGATCGAAGTCCGCGGCGGCTTTGCCGAAGTCGGCGAAAACGGCCTGACGGTGCTCGCGGAGCACGTCGAAGCCTGA
- a CDS encoding PilZ domain-containing protein translates to MERRSQKRDETHVPVELFARGKVHSVMLVDISIDGVLLQAPNMDLGDGEAVLVRLCGLASAVAHVRWSADGWLGLEFRRQLHPSVKDFTLHEYDGAEQLLGALRDAQAGQDAKAA, encoded by the coding sequence TTGGAACGACGCAGCCAGAAAAGAGATGAGACGCATGTTCCGGTAGAGCTGTTCGCTCGCGGGAAGGTGCATTCCGTGATGCTGGTCGATATTTCTATCGACGGCGTATTGCTCCAGGCTCCGAACATGGACCTCGGCGACGGTGAAGCCGTGCTGGTGCGCTTGTGCGGCCTGGCGAGCGCGGTCGCCCATGTCCGCTGGAGCGCGGACGGTTGGCTCGGCCTCGAATTCCGCCGGCAGCTTCATCCCTCGGTGAAGGATTTTACCCTGCACGAATACGACGGTGCCGAGCAGCTGCTCGGCGCGTTGAGGGACGCGCAGGCGGGTCAGGACGCGAAGGCCGCCTAG
- a CDS encoding DUF1153 domain-containing protein yields the protein MPYPPHENIASRIKRAGLPESYDVHWSKTRKEEVVRAVRDQLITFDEARWRYLLSRSEFESWEREVARKKTTEGKDLELT from the coding sequence ATGCCATATCCCCCACATGAAAATATCGCCTCGCGCATCAAGCGCGCCGGGCTTCCCGAAAGCTACGATGTCCACTGGTCCAAGACGCGCAAGGAAGAAGTCGTGCGCGCCGTTCGCGACCAGCTGATCACTTTCGATGAGGCCCGCTGGCGGTACCTGCTCAGCCGCTCGGAATTCGAGAGCTGGGAACGAGAGGTCGCAAGGAAAAAGACAACCGAAGGTAAAGACCTCGAACTGACCTGA
- a CDS encoding HNH endonuclease — translation MGRRVQHHHVVPKSKKGRDTVPVHPICHKAIHANFTNAQLARLDGDRAPLLENEALAKFVDWVKDKPPDFHAPTRTGGKGRR, via the coding sequence TTGGGTCGCAGGGTGCAGCATCATCACGTCGTTCCGAAATCGAAGAAGGGGCGCGATACCGTCCCTGTGCATCCGATCTGCCACAAGGCGATCCATGCCAATTTCACCAATGCCCAGCTTGCCAGGCTCGATGGCGACCGGGCGCCCTTGCTCGAGAACGAGGCGCTGGCGAAATTCGTCGACTGGGTGAAGGACAAGCCGCCCGACTTTCACGCACCGACCCGAACAGGGGGCAAGGGAAGGCGGTGA
- a CDS encoding glutathione S-transferase family protein, producing MAKLKAYHLPGRWGLPTVSPFCLKLDAFLRMTGIEHDSITAATPFGGPKKKAPWIEYGGRIIGDSTLIIDFLKEEYEVDPDAHLTPQQKATSVTIQRLIEENLYWAMVYDRWRRDENWPILKSSVLGDIPAPLRTVLAPYARRAVRKQLEGHGLGLHNPEDIEAIARKDIDALAALLGEGPWFFGAKPSMADATVYSLLANILWVPFVSPMKAMIEGHPNLVSWLERFKAEYFAKG from the coding sequence ATGGCGAAGCTCAAGGCCTACCATTTACCGGGGCGATGGGGATTGCCAACGGTCAGTCCGTTCTGCCTCAAGCTCGACGCCTTTCTTCGCATGACAGGGATCGAGCACGATTCCATCACGGCAGCGACGCCTTTCGGAGGACCGAAGAAAAAGGCCCCATGGATCGAATACGGCGGCCGGATCATCGGCGATTCCACCCTGATTATCGACTTCCTCAAGGAAGAATACGAGGTCGATCCCGATGCGCACCTGACCCCGCAACAAAAAGCGACATCCGTCACCATCCAGCGACTGATCGAAGAAAACCTCTACTGGGCGATGGTCTACGATCGCTGGCGCAGAGATGAGAACTGGCCGATCCTGAAGTCATCGGTCCTTGGCGACATACCGGCGCCGTTGCGAACCGTCCTGGCACCCTATGCCCGTCGTGCGGTCCGCAAGCAGCTCGAAGGGCATGGACTGGGCCTGCACAATCCCGAGGACATCGAAGCAATCGCGCGCAAGGATATAGATGCCTTGGCTGCCTTGCTCGGCGAAGGCCCGTGGTTCTTCGGCGCCAAGCCGAGCATGGCCGATGCCACGGTCTATTCGCTACTCGCAAATATCCTCTGGGTGCCCTTCGTCAGCCCGATGAAAGCGATGATCGAAGGCCACCCGAACCTGGTCTCATGGCTCGAACGCTTCAAGGCGGAGTATTTCGCGAAAGGCTGA
- the glmU gene encoding bifunctional UDP-N-acetylglucosamine diphosphorylase/glucosamine-1-phosphate N-acetyltransferase GlmU, producing MREFAAVILAAGKGTRMKSDLHKVLHPIAGRAMIDHLMASVDALSPAHKVVVVGAGREQLEEALGERASTCLQEPQLGTGHAVQQAQGPLGQFSGDVLIMYGDVPFVRPQTMQAMLDRLHEGDEPAAVVLAFEPDDALAYGRVIADDAGRISKMVEFKDASDDERACRLCNSGLMAAKAADLWALLDRVGNDNAQGEYYLPDIVNIAIADGRTCAAVTTDDPDEVAGINSRAELAQAEAQWQEYRREEAMAEGATLKAPETVFFSYDTEIGRDVTIEPHVVFGPGVKVADGAKIRAFSHLEGASVGEGCEVGPYARLRPGAVMERGSKVGNFVEMKKAVLGEGAKANHLTYLGDATVGAGANIGAGTITCNYDGYFKYKTEIGPRAFIGSNSALIAPVKIGADAIVAAGSAVSRDVADGELRMVRAEQLVKPGWADRFHDAMKKKKAAEKKG from the coding sequence ATGAGAGAATTCGCAGCCGTCATCCTCGCCGCGGGCAAGGGCACCCGCATGAAGTCCGACCTGCACAAGGTGCTGCACCCGATCGCGGGCCGGGCGATGATCGACCACCTGATGGCCTCGGTCGATGCACTCTCGCCCGCGCACAAGGTCGTCGTGGTCGGCGCGGGGCGCGAACAGCTGGAAGAAGCGCTGGGCGAACGGGCGAGCACCTGCCTGCAGGAGCCGCAGCTTGGCACCGGACATGCAGTGCAGCAGGCGCAGGGGCCGCTGGGCCAGTTCTCGGGCGATGTGCTGATCATGTATGGCGACGTGCCTTTCGTGCGCCCCCAGACCATGCAGGCAATGCTCGACCGGCTGCACGAGGGCGACGAGCCGGCTGCAGTGGTCCTCGCCTTCGAGCCGGACGATGCGCTCGCCTATGGCCGGGTGATTGCCGACGATGCCGGGCGCATCTCCAAGATGGTCGAATTCAAGGATGCGAGCGACGACGAGCGCGCCTGCCGCCTGTGCAATTCCGGCCTGATGGCGGCCAAGGCGGCGGATCTATGGGCGCTGCTCGACCGCGTGGGCAACGACAATGCGCAGGGAGAGTATTACCTCCCGGACATCGTCAATATCGCGATTGCCGACGGGCGCACTTGTGCAGCCGTGACGACCGACGATCCTGACGAGGTTGCCGGTATCAACAGCCGCGCCGAACTCGCGCAGGCCGAGGCGCAGTGGCAGGAATACCGCCGCGAGGAAGCCATGGCCGAAGGCGCCACGCTCAAGGCGCCTGAAACCGTCTTCTTCAGTTACGACACCGAGATCGGCCGCGACGTGACGATCGAGCCGCACGTCGTGTTCGGCCCCGGCGTCAAAGTCGCCGATGGCGCGAAAATCCGCGCTTTCAGCCACCTCGAGGGAGCGAGCGTGGGTGAAGGCTGCGAAGTCGGCCCATACGCCCGCCTGCGCCCCGGCGCGGTAATGGAGCGCGGTTCCAAGGTCGGCAATTTCGTCGAAATGAAGAAGGCCGTGCTGGGCGAGGGCGCGAAGGCCAATCACCTGACCTATCTCGGAGATGCGACGGTCGGGGCAGGGGCCAATATCGGCGCCGGCACGATCACCTGCAATTACGACGGCTACTTCAAGTACAAGACCGAGATCGGCCCGCGCGCATTCATCGGCTCCAACAGCGCGCTCATTGCCCCGGTCAAGATCGGCGCGGACGCGATCGTCGCAGCAGGCAGCGCGGTGAGCCGCGACGTGGCCGATGGCGAACTTCGCATGGTGCGCGCGGAACAGCTGGTGAAGCCGGGCTGGGCCGACCGCTTCCACGATGCGATGAAAAAGAAGAAGGCGGCGGAGAAGAAGGGCTGA
- a CDS encoding HAD hydrolase-like protein, producing the protein MADFSFDAIGFDLDGTLLDTFRDLGCAVNHALELGGFDPVPVDSSKDLIGGGAKIMLARAVDQQGGMPEDEFRKLYKAMLAYYSENNAVHSRPFDGALETLDMLASRGVTMAVVTNKFEEFATSILAQVGIADRFVTIIGGNSLGKGADGKYLAKPAPDPVIEAQKRCGGGRFAFVGDSTYDVAAARGAQVPVVVAAYGYCDKPPHELGGDAVIDSLPGLIPALEGL; encoded by the coding sequence ATGGCCGATTTTTCCTTCGACGCCATCGGGTTCGACCTCGACGGCACGCTTCTCGACACTTTCCGCGATCTCGGATGCGCGGTGAACCACGCGCTCGAACTGGGCGGTTTCGATCCCGTCCCGGTCGACAGCAGCAAGGACCTGATCGGCGGCGGGGCGAAGATCATGCTGGCCCGCGCGGTCGACCAGCAGGGCGGCATGCCGGAAGACGAGTTCCGCAAGCTCTACAAGGCGATGCTGGCCTATTATTCGGAGAACAACGCGGTCCATTCGCGCCCCTTCGACGGCGCGCTCGAAACGCTCGACATGCTCGCCTCGCGCGGGGTCACCATGGCGGTCGTGACCAACAAGTTCGAAGAATTCGCCACCTCGATCCTCGCCCAGGTCGGGATTGCCGATCGCTTCGTGACGATCATCGGCGGCAACAGCCTCGGCAAGGGGGCGGACGGCAAGTATCTCGCCAAGCCCGCTCCCGATCCGGTGATCGAGGCGCAGAAGCGTTGCGGCGGCGGGCGCTTCGCCTTCGTCGGCGACAGCACTTACGACGTTGCCGCCGCGCGCGGGGCCCAGGTGCCGGTCGTGGTCGCGGCTTACGGCTATTGCGACAAGCCGCCGCACGAGCTCGGCGGGGATGCAGTGATCGATTCGCTGCCGGGCCTCATTCCTGCCCTCGAAGGCCTGTAA
- a CDS encoding SDR family NAD(P)-dependent oxidoreductase gives MSIDFKDKVAIVTGAGGGLGREYALELGRRGAKVVVNDLGGSRDGTGTSDMAAQVVEEIEKAGGEAIANGASVTEYDQMEKMVADAKQKWGGVHILINNAGVLRDKTFAKMEPADFEFVVKVHLTGSAMATKACWETMREQAYGRILMTASSTGLFGNFGQANYGAAKLGLAGLTKTLQLEGAKYNIKVNTLSPVAGTRMTEDLFPEEAFKLFDPVNVVPAALFLVSEDAPTNAIVGAGAGGYHSAWTVMNDAVWLPEDQRTVEGFAENWDKISDFSNLIAPQSGSEQSGSILKAMQKVLGDSVPTSTRG, from the coding sequence ATGAGCATCGACTTCAAGGACAAGGTAGCCATCGTCACCGGCGCTGGCGGCGGTCTGGGCCGTGAGTATGCACTCGAACTCGGTCGCCGCGGCGCAAAGGTCGTCGTCAACGACCTCGGCGGTTCGCGCGACGGCACCGGCACTTCGGACATGGCCGCGCAGGTCGTCGAGGAAATCGAAAAGGCCGGCGGCGAAGCGATCGCCAACGGCGCATCGGTCACCGAATACGACCAGATGGAAAAGATGGTCGCCGACGCCAAGCAGAAGTGGGGCGGCGTTCACATCCTGATCAACAACGCGGGCGTCCTGCGCGACAAGACCTTCGCCAAGATGGAACCGGCCGACTTCGAATTCGTCGTCAAGGTCCACCTGACCGGTTCGGCCATGGCCACAAAGGCGTGCTGGGAAACCATGCGCGAGCAGGCCTATGGCCGTATCCTTATGACCGCATCCTCGACCGGCCTGTTCGGCAACTTCGGCCAGGCAAACTACGGCGCGGCAAAGCTCGGCCTCGCAGGCCTGACCAAGACGCTCCAGCTCGAAGGCGCGAAGTACAACATCAAGGTCAACACGCTCTCGCCGGTCGCCGGCACGCGCATGACCGAAGATCTCTTCCCGGAAGAGGCCTTCAAGCTGTTCGATCCGGTGAACGTCGTTCCGGCCGCACTCTTCCTCGTCAGCGAAGATGCGCCGACCAATGCGATCGTCGGTGCCGGTGCAGGCGGCTACCACAGCGCATGGACTGTCATGAACGACGCCGTCTGGCTGCCGGAAGACCAGCGCACGGTCGAAGGTTTCGCCGAGAACTGGGACAAGATCTCCGACTTCTCGAACCTGATCGCCCCGCAGAGCGGCAGCGAGCAGTCGGGCTCGATCCTCAAGGCGATGCAGAAGGTGCTCGGCGACTCGGTTCCGACCAGCACCCGTGGGTAA
- a CDS encoding DUF4328 domain-containing protein, translating into MLMRSSRGLAMLAFRSRLVQIAGWAFIAASLVQLAVTAYIMFRPPPPIIVTAGGGSPEPNWMVFLPGIVGLVWLASAMFLSISLLIWIYRAHSNLSEQGVEMDYGAGWAVGSYFIPFVNLVVPFRAMRELHNRSQGEIPEHAHSGVEDVAAWWTAYLVAIAVQTALIFKLFVNVFTNLILYTPVWMEFAMGGFATLLLAGATFLLLKLVRSITAAQSDSMHVGATFE; encoded by the coding sequence ATGCTGATGCGTTCCAGCCGCGGGCTGGCCATGCTCGCCTTCCGTTCGCGCCTCGTGCAGATCGCTGGCTGGGCATTCATCGCCGCCTCGCTCGTGCAGCTCGCGGTGACGGCCTACATCATGTTCCGGCCCCCGCCGCCGATCATCGTTACGGCCGGTGGCGGTAGTCCGGAGCCCAATTGGATGGTGTTCCTGCCCGGCATCGTCGGATTGGTATGGTTGGCAAGCGCCATGTTCCTCTCGATCTCACTGCTTATCTGGATCTACCGCGCGCATTCGAACCTGTCGGAACAAGGCGTCGAGATGGACTATGGCGCAGGATGGGCTGTGGGCAGCTACTTCATCCCCTTCGTCAATCTCGTCGTGCCTTTCCGCGCCATGCGGGAACTGCACAATCGCAGCCAGGGCGAGATCCCCGAACACGCGCATTCCGGTGTCGAGGACGTCGCGGCGTGGTGGACGGCCTATCTCGTCGCCATCGCGGTGCAAACCGCGCTGATCTTCAAGCTGTTCGTCAATGTCTTCACGAATCTCATCCTCTACACGCCGGTGTGGATGGAGTTCGCGATGGGGGGATTTGCCACGCTTCTGCTGGCCGGCGCGACGTTCCTGCTGCTTAAGCTGGTCAGGTCGATCACCGCCGCGCAATCGGATTCGATGCACGTCGGCGCGACCTTCGAATAG
- a CDS encoding DUF2794 domain-containing protein yields the protein MASGMGGSPLGTVVPFPGGKAGQVGFDREELQRILDLYGRMVAAGEWRDYAMDFTKDCATFAAFRRTAERPQARVEKRPALRNRQGMWTLFGEHGQVLKRGHDLLNVLAPMERRLVKAVDD from the coding sequence ATGGCGTCAGGAATGGGCGGCTCGCCGCTCGGTACGGTCGTTCCCTTTCCCGGCGGCAAGGCCGGGCAGGTCGGTTTCGACCGCGAGGAACTCCAGCGCATTCTCGATTTATACGGCCGCATGGTCGCCGCCGGCGAATGGCGCGACTACGCGATGGATTTCACCAAGGATTGCGCCACGTTCGCGGCCTTCCGCCGCACGGCCGAGCGCCCGCAGGCCCGCGTCGAGAAGCGGCCTGCGCTGCGCAACCGGCAGGGCATGTGGACGCTGTTCGGCGAGCACGGCCAGGTGCTGAAACGCGGCCACGACTTGCTCAATGTGCTCGCCCCGATGGAGCGGCGCCTCGTGAAGGCGGTCGACGACTAG
- the epsC gene encoding serine O-acetyltransferase EpsC, whose amino-acid sequence MFARLKAYLDSVRARDPAPRSRWEVMLYPGVWALGFHRIAHWLFEAKLYFLARLINHISRFLTAIDIHPGAKIGKRFFIDHGFTVIGETAEIGDDVTIYQCVTLGGTNPTSGIGGKRHPTIGDNVIIGSGAQVIGPITVGKRARIGANAVVTDEVPEGATMIGLKARSTLVPAEEWIREFIPYGTPCDEPCEDQIASSNRKLEGVEAELARLRAEVEALKSSSEPVKKSGTDS is encoded by the coding sequence ATGTTTGCACGGCTGAAGGCCTATCTGGACTCGGTCCGCGCCCGCGATCCCGCGCCGCGATCGCGCTGGGAAGTGATGCTCTATCCGGGAGTCTGGGCGCTCGGCTTTCACCGCATCGCGCACTGGCTGTTCGAAGCGAAGCTCTATTTCCTCGCGCGGCTGATCAACCACATTTCCCGCTTCCTGACCGCGATCGACATCCATCCGGGCGCGAAGATCGGGAAGCGTTTCTTCATCGACCACGGTTTCACCGTCATCGGCGAGACTGCCGAGATCGGCGACGACGTAACGATCTACCAATGCGTCACCTTGGGCGGGACCAATCCAACCAGCGGCATCGGCGGCAAGCGTCACCCGACCATCGGCGACAATGTCATCATCGGCTCGGGCGCACAGGTCATCGGGCCTATCACGGTGGGCAAGCGCGCACGCATCGGTGCCAATGCCGTAGTGACCGACGAAGTGCCGGAAGGCGCCACGATGATCGGCCTCAAGGCCCGCTCCACGCTTGTTCCTGCAGAGGAATGGATCCGCGAGTTCATTCCCTACGGAACGCCGTGCGACGAACCGTGCGAGGACCAGATCGCGTCGAGCAATCGCAAGCTCGAAGGCGTTGAGGCGGAGCTCGCCCGGTTGCGCGCCGAGGTCGAGGCTCTCAAATCCTCGTCCGAGCCGGTCAAGAAAAGCGGGACGGATAGCTGA
- a CDS encoding ATPase — protein MTQIVLPLEFQSDSDPGRIVVGNANIAVVEALRDPANWPFRTAILGGPARSGKSLLGKWFAAQGAGETIDDAHLQDETALFHRWNRAQEDGTPLLLIKGEDSWNIALPDLRSRLGAALPLEIGAPDDDMIAELIESHAAQRGLALGEGALTYLVPRTSRSFADIERLVAIIDRLSLERKVPATLSVWRDALDALQGPEQGRLL, from the coding sequence ATGACGCAGATCGTCCTGCCGCTCGAATTCCAGTCCGATTCCGACCCGGGCCGTATCGTCGTCGGCAATGCGAATATCGCGGTCGTCGAGGCGCTGCGCGATCCGGCGAACTGGCCGTTCCGCACCGCGATCCTCGGCGGACCGGCGCGCTCGGGAAAATCGCTGCTGGGAAAGTGGTTCGCCGCGCAAGGGGCGGGCGAGACGATCGACGATGCGCACCTGCAAGACGAGACGGCGCTGTTCCACCGCTGGAACCGCGCCCAGGAGGACGGTACGCCGCTGCTGCTGATTAAGGGCGAGGACAGCTGGAATATTGCGCTTCCCGACCTCAGGAGCCGCCTCGGCGCGGCGCTGCCGCTCGAAATCGGCGCACCCGACGACGACATGATCGCCGAACTGATTGAAAGCCATGCGGCACAGCGCGGTCTTGCGCTCGGCGAAGGGGCACTTACCTATCTCGTACCGCGCACCTCGCGCAGCTTCGCCGATATCGAGCGCCTCGTGGCGATAATCGACCGGCTGAGCCTCGAACGAAAGGTGCCGGCAACGCTTTCCGTCTGGCGCGATGCGCTGGATGCATTGCAGGGTCCGGAACAGGGTCGCTTGCTCTAG
- a CDS encoding heavy-metal-associated domain-containing protein — protein sequence MTLFPALSTRPRRLLALASVGLVVLIMLVWASTRLVAQIEGPRGIAPVASSSDYEVTGIEVNVKGDNAQDAREKGWREAQKLAWEKLDGPSLPDNQLSGLVSAVVIEQERIGPRRYIARLGVIFDRTRAGRYLGGESQRARSAPMLLVPVTISGGTQMVYEQRNPWQRAWAEFNPGSSRIDYVRPSGANGDSLLVTYGQTGRRSRLWWRNVLDEFEAADVLVPIARLSYRYPGGPIDGTFTGRYGPDNTYLGSFTLTAASQQQLPAMLEQAVARFDTMFGNALSEGKLKPDTTLSVSLQDTDPTLQRLIELGRAVEARERAAREAAAGEGTGEGVNGTATPTPAPTVAVVNSYVVQFASPDAGAIDATLAAVRATPGVRGAATSSLAIGGTSVMRVSYGGSLAELAAALRGRGFTVNQGSNALAISR from the coding sequence ATGACACTTTTTCCCGCCCTCTCGACCCGCCCGCGCCGCCTCCTCGCTCTTGCGAGTGTAGGCCTTGTCGTCCTCATCATGTTGGTCTGGGCGAGCACCCGGCTGGTCGCACAGATCGAGGGTCCGCGCGGCATCGCCCCGGTCGCCAGCAGCAGCGACTACGAAGTGACCGGCATCGAAGTGAATGTGAAGGGCGACAACGCGCAGGACGCGCGGGAAAAAGGCTGGCGCGAGGCGCAGAAGCTTGCCTGGGAAAAGCTCGATGGGCCTTCGCTTCCGGACAACCAGCTTTCCGGTCTCGTTTCGGCAGTAGTGATCGAGCAGGAACGCATCGGGCCGCGGCGCTATATCGCCAGGCTCGGGGTGATCTTCGACCGTACGCGCGCCGGGCGCTATCTCGGCGGCGAATCCCAGCGCGCGCGTTCCGCCCCCATGCTGCTCGTGCCCGTGACGATCAGCGGCGGCACGCAGATGGTCTACGAGCAGCGCAATCCCTGGCAGCGCGCCTGGGCCGAGTTCAATCCGGGATCGAGCCGGATCGACTATGTCCGCCCGTCGGGTGCCAATGGCGATTCCCTGCTTGTCACCTACGGCCAGACCGGCCGGCGCAGCCGCCTGTGGTGGCGCAACGTGCTCGACGAATTCGAGGCTGCCGATGTCCTCGTACCGATTGCGCGGCTCAGCTATCGCTATCCCGGCGGTCCGATCGACGGGACGTTTACCGGCCGTTACGGCCCCGATAACACCTATCTCGGCAGCTTCACGCTGACCGCGGCAAGCCAGCAGCAGCTTCCGGCCATGCTCGAGCAGGCGGTGGCGCGGTTCGATACGATGTTCGGCAATGCGCTGTCCGAAGGGAAGCTCAAGCCCGATACGACGCTCAGTGTCTCGTTGCAGGATACCGATCCGACGCTCCAGCGCCTTATCGAACTCGGCCGAGCGGTCGAAGCACGTGAACGCGCGGCTCGCGAGGCAGCTGCGGGTGAAGGCACGGGCGAGGGCGTGAACGGTACCGCTACCCCGACCCCGGCGCCGACGGTTGCGGTGGTCAACTCCTACGTTGTGCAGTTCGCCAGTCCCGATGCGGGCGCGATCGATGCAACGCTCGCCGCGGTCCGGGCGACCCCCGGCGTGCGCGGTGCGGCGACGAGCAGCCTCGCGATCGGCGGAACCTCGGTGATGCGCGTGAGCTATGGCGGTTCGCTAGCCGAACTGGCCGCGGCGCTGCGTGGCAGGGGCTTCACGGTCAACCAGGGCAGCAACGCGCTCGCCATCAGCCGATAG